The following are from one region of the Rosettibacter firmus genome:
- a CDS encoding energy transducer TonB has product MNKNPRNISYIISIILHAILIVVFAFINFSTGLGEEEYVTIGFGSGISAGTSGPPGQDIGTLQQQPKQEPLKKDEQQKVELPKARTYDEENVITKTDKKNQKDLAKEKIRSLNNNQQKSGGTENSGQGIGGFGFELDFGGKGIRKIYSYILPEYPEGVSKEIDVKLKFTILPDGTVGKIFPLIKADARLEMAAINSLRQWRFEPLPPNAKQVEQTAIITFPYRLQ; this is encoded by the coding sequence ATGAATAAAAATCCAAGAAATATTTCATATATTATTTCAATAATTCTACATGCAATACTAATCGTGGTTTTTGCATTTATTAATTTTTCTACTGGATTGGGTGAAGAGGAATACGTTACAATTGGTTTTGGAAGTGGAATAAGTGCTGGAACTTCTGGTCCACCGGGGCAGGATATTGGAACACTTCAGCAACAACCAAAACAAGAACCATTAAAAAAAGACGAACAACAAAAAGTTGAATTACCAAAAGCTCGAACATATGATGAAGAAAACGTAATAACAAAAACTGATAAGAAAAATCAAAAAGATTTAGCTAAAGAAAAAATAAGATCGCTAAATAATAATCAACAAAAATCCGGAGGTACAGAAAACTCAGGTCAAGGAATTGGAGGATTTGGTTTTGAACTTGATTTTGGTGGTAAAGGGATACGCAAAATTTATAGTTACATTTTACCAGAATATCCAGAAGGAGTATCAAAAGAAATTGATGTTAAATTAAAGTTTACTATTTTACCTGATGGAACAGTTGGAAAAATATTTCCTTTAATAAAAGCAGATGCACGTTTAGAAATGGCTGCTATCAATTCTTTAAGACAATGGAGATTTGAGCCACTACCACCTAATGCTAAACAAGTTGAACAAACAGCAATTATTACATTTCCTTATCGTCTTCAATAG
- a CDS encoding ExbD/TolR family protein, producing MKFETSNKPLSIFAYSSLTDIVMLLLIFFLLTSQFVIQTGVKVKLPGAKNNEQIAPAKMIVTITEQGRIFLGSEEIGIDKLAGKLELTKRTTRENNLIIRADKSVKIDLIIRVIDAAKGIGIDRFTIETEKETF from the coding sequence ATGAAATTTGAAACATCAAATAAACCATTAAGTATTTTTGCTTATTCTTCTTTAACTGATATTGTAATGTTACTTTTAATATTTTTCTTACTAACTTCTCAATTTGTTATTCAAACAGGGGTAAAGGTTAAATTACCCGGTGCTAAGAATAATGAACAAATTGCTCCGGCTAAAATGATTGTTACAATAACTGAACAGGGTAGAATATTTTTAGGTAGTGAAGAAATCGGTATTGATAAACTTGCTGGTAAACTTGAATTAACAAAACGAACAACCAGAGAAAATAATTTAATAATACGAGCAGATAAATCTGTAAAAATCGATTTAATAATTCGAGTAATTGATGCAGCTAAAGGTATTGGTATCGATAGATTTACAATAGAAACAGAAAAAGAAACATTCTGA
- a CDS encoding HDIG domain-containing metalloprotein — translation MNNDQMHNRDYCLSLLKEYTKSEALIKHALAVESCVRAYAEKFGEDVEYWGNVALLHDFDYEKYPTAEEHPYKGAEILSQLGFEKEFIESIMSHAEYTNIPRNTLLKKVLFACDELAGFLTAVAYVRPSKTIDEVEVKSVIKKMKDKAFARAVSREDIIKGAQELGIPLEEHIQFCINAMKKIKDKLGL, via the coding sequence ATGAATAACGATCAAATGCATAATCGAGATTATTGTTTATCATTATTAAAAGAATACACAAAAAGCGAAGCATTAATTAAACATGCTCTGGCAGTTGAATCATGTGTACGTGCATATGCAGAAAAATTTGGTGAAGATGTTGAATATTGGGGCAATGTAGCTTTGTTGCATGACTTTGATTACGAAAAATATCCAACTGCAGAAGAGCATCCTTATAAAGGTGCTGAAATATTAAGTCAACTTGGTTTTGAAAAAGAATTTATTGAATCAATTATGTCACATGCAGAATATACTAATATTCCTCGCAATACATTGCTTAAAAAAGTTTTATTTGCATGTGATGAATTAGCAGGATTTTTAACTGCTGTTGCTTATGTAAGACCTTCGAAAACTATAGATGAAGTTGAAGTTAAATCTGTTATCAAAAAAATGAAAGATAAGGCTTTTGCTCGTGCAGTTAGCAGAGAAGATATTATCAAAGGAGCTCAAGAACTGGGAATCCCTCTCGAAGAACATATTCAATTCTGTATTAATGCAATGAAAAAGATTAAAGATAAATTAGGCTTATAA
- a CDS encoding DUF2085 domain-containing protein yields MKLTIRLILFLITLIWCIGFLYECLIRFFPFLISYYPFIKKTYSLVCHQDSKKLIELSCGNLLVCSRCTGIYAGSLIISFVLLFTKKIPSVNKRYFYLALILLVTDALSTTIHLYNYSRTLAFFTGLFFGSILFLYFYKSLINLFSESINK; encoded by the coding sequence TTGAAATTAACTATTAGACTGATATTATTTTTAATCACACTTATATGGTGCATTGGATTTTTATATGAATGTTTAATTAGATTTTTCCCATTCCTAATTTCTTATTATCCATTTATTAAAAAAACTTATTCTTTAGTATGCCATCAGGATTCTAAAAAATTAATTGAGCTTAGTTGCGGCAATTTACTCGTATGTTCAAGATGTACTGGAATTTATGCAGGATCACTAATCATTTCATTTGTTTTGCTTTTTACAAAAAAGATTCCTTCTGTTAATAAAAGATATTTTTATTTAGCATTAATTCTATTAGTTACAGATGCACTATCAACAACAATTCATTTGTACAATTATTCCAGAACTTTAGCTTTTTTTACAGGTCTATTTTTTGGTTCAATTCTATTTTTATATTTTTACAAAAGTTTGATAAATCTTTTTAGTGAATCTATTAACAAATGA
- the porU gene encoding type IX secretion system sortase PorU, whose amino-acid sequence MKKKFSIIFLFCVLNTVAFSQDIRILSSSTSSLIFEYTPVISDTNFFQINNEKFINITIPHTYLSKLDQGIELPVREVNIGVPSEFGNSIKIISAEFTEFDGIYISKKDSAISLINNYKNFTLENELVTFGEYGLIRNLPVQSLIIYPIQIDYQKKVTRVYRKIVVSIDFNKLTENRELIKDDFLRYAVLNWDVAKYWGLPKKFYKTAGPILGSGQWYRFEVLEEGIYKIDRNFLQSLGIDVNSVDPRTIQIFSICGYALPENYMNQSNIGFNEIAIFIEGENDGKFDQSDYILFYGRNTEAWEYNSSMRKIVRVKHPYTKKSYYWLTFGKTNGKRISKKNSLSIPNAYQQQFTLSYKSYDKDSIKVGPSGREYFGDEFSGTRNSRNYLTTLNGILPNSKINYNFRLINTSTANVFYTVSESNKIIYNGMIPRIYDYYYGRADAGIASYEGNLADERSNLKFTLGTTSSGVKVYLDYFEIEYKRKLEAVGDYLLFFSKDTSSIIEYRITNFSNSNILVFDVTDSWDVKLIDGATISGGEIKFQASETANKVSKYIAVNPSVFKTPQNGTSITTVDVKSNISGSELIVISNKYFRNQVERYVNYRMTQSPNKINTSAFYVDDIMNEFAGGMLDPTAIRNFLKYAYDNWQTKPLYVLLFGDGDYDYLNTIKESTDKNFVPTYQTVESLDEIASYVSDDYYARVSGNDKKADLVMGRLPVQSESEADAVINKIIEYENNLEKGIWRSTITLVADDGPQAVGRDDGDMHTRQSEYLSLNIIPKYFYHNKIYLAAYPTVYTGLGRRKPDVNKAIINSVNNGTLILNWIGHGNPNTWAHEYVFEKVSTIPQLKNKNYFFLTAATCDFGKYDDPNEQSSTEIMIAMPNSGAIGAFTAARVVYADQNAEINNTFYTNLFTRVDENKLPVRIGIAYFLTKQIRTQMNDEKFHLFCDPTIRLDEPVLNTSIDSINGKSLNTYVQINALGEVRIEGTVRNSKNEPMNYNGEAIISVYDSDRQIEFTEMNYTVTMPGGLIYRGRTTVNDGKFQTEFVVPKDISYENKNGKITAYIFNDEVDGIGYTSNIIVGGTNPYAINDGKGPEIEIFFDDENYDNSYLVNPDFTLIVKLKDQTGINTTGTGIGHKLEGIINDDENNAIDFTNYFIGDLNSAGKSGVIKYKFTSFQPGDYKIKIKAWDVFNNFSSEEAYFTVLSPETGLSIRDIYNFPNPFSSNTTFTFQQNIAAPINVKIKIYTVAGRLIKEIEERNINDKFVRIDWDGRDEDGNLIANGTYLYKVIVESEDGKFKSSALGKLAIIR is encoded by the coding sequence ATGAAAAAAAAATTCTCTATAATATTTCTCTTTTGTGTTTTAAATACTGTGGCTTTTTCTCAGGATATTAGAATTCTTTCTTCAAGTACCTCTTCACTAATATTTGAATATACTCCAGTAATATCTGATACTAATTTCTTTCAAATAAATAATGAAAAATTTATAAACATCACAATTCCTCATACTTATTTATCTAAGTTAGATCAGGGTATTGAATTACCAGTAAGAGAAGTAAACATTGGTGTCCCTTCTGAATTTGGAAATTCTATAAAAATTATTTCAGCAGAATTTACAGAGTTTGATGGTATATATATTTCTAAAAAAGATTCAGCAATTTCACTAATAAATAATTACAAAAATTTTACTTTAGAAAATGAATTAGTAACATTTGGTGAGTATGGATTAATTAGAAATCTTCCTGTGCAAAGTTTAATTATTTATCCAATTCAAATAGATTACCAGAAAAAAGTTACAAGAGTTTACAGGAAAATTGTTGTAAGCATCGATTTTAATAAACTAACTGAAAACAGAGAATTAATAAAAGATGATTTTCTTAGATATGCAGTTTTAAACTGGGATGTAGCTAAATATTGGGGATTGCCTAAAAAGTTTTATAAAACTGCAGGACCTATACTTGGCAGTGGTCAATGGTATCGTTTCGAAGTGTTAGAAGAAGGAATCTATAAAATTGACAGAAATTTTCTTCAGAGTTTAGGGATTGATGTTAATTCAGTAGATCCAAGAACAATACAGATTTTTAGTATTTGTGGTTATGCTTTACCAGAAAACTATATGAATCAAAGTAATATTGGATTTAATGAAATTGCTATTTTTATAGAAGGTGAGAACGATGGTAAATTTGATCAATCAGATTACATTTTATTTTATGGAAGAAATACAGAAGCATGGGAATATAATTCTTCAATGAGAAAGATTGTTAGAGTTAAGCATCCATATACAAAAAAAAGTTATTACTGGTTAACTTTTGGTAAGACAAACGGAAAAAGAATTAGTAAAAAAAATTCATTGAGCATCCCCAATGCTTATCAACAGCAATTTACTTTATCATATAAAAGTTATGATAAAGATAGCATAAAAGTTGGTCCTTCTGGTAGAGAATATTTTGGTGACGAATTTAGCGGTACAAGAAATAGTCGAAATTACTTAACCACATTAAATGGAATATTACCTAACTCGAAAATTAATTATAATTTTAGATTGATAAATACATCTACAGCAAATGTCTTTTATACTGTAAGTGAGAGTAATAAAATTATTTATAATGGAATGATTCCAAGAATATATGATTATTATTATGGAAGAGCAGATGCAGGGATTGCTTCTTATGAAGGAAATCTTGCAGACGAAAGAAGCAATCTTAAATTTACTCTGGGAACAACTTCAAGTGGTGTGAAAGTTTATCTTGATTATTTTGAAATTGAATATAAAAGAAAATTAGAAGCTGTTGGAGATTATTTATTATTCTTTTCAAAAGATACTTCAAGTATAATTGAATATAGAATAACAAATTTTTCTAATAGTAATATTTTAGTTTTTGATGTAACTGATAGCTGGGATGTTAAATTAATTGATGGAGCTACAATAAGTGGCGGGGAAATAAAATTTCAAGCCAGTGAGACAGCAAACAAAGTATCAAAATATATTGCAGTAAATCCAAGTGTATTTAAAACACCACAAAATGGAACAAGTATAACAACTGTGGATGTGAAAAGTAATATTTCAGGGAGTGAACTAATTGTTATTTCGAATAAATATTTCCGCAATCAAGTTGAAAGATATGTAAATTATCGAATGACTCAATCACCAAATAAAATAAATACATCAGCTTTTTATGTGGATGATATTATGAATGAATTTGCTGGTGGAATGTTAGATCCAACTGCAATTAGAAATTTTCTTAAATATGCTTATGATAACTGGCAAACTAAACCTTTATATGTATTGTTGTTTGGAGATGGCGATTATGATTATCTTAATACAATAAAAGAATCAACAGATAAAAACTTTGTCCCAACTTATCAAACTGTTGAATCGCTTGATGAGATAGCATCTTATGTTTCTGATGATTATTATGCTCGTGTATCCGGGAATGATAAAAAGGCAGATTTAGTAATGGGTAGATTACCTGTCCAATCAGAAAGCGAGGCAGATGCTGTAATCAACAAAATTATTGAATACGAAAATAACCTCGAAAAAGGTATTTGGCGATCTACAATAACACTTGTAGCAGATGATGGACCACAGGCAGTTGGAAGGGATGATGGTGATATGCATACAAGACAATCTGAGTATCTATCATTAAATATTATTCCAAAATATTTTTATCATAATAAAATATATCTGGCAGCTTATCCAACAGTTTACACTGGTTTGGGTAGAAGAAAACCTGATGTTAATAAAGCAATTATAAATTCTGTAAATAATGGTACATTGATTTTGAACTGGATTGGTCATGGTAATCCAAATACATGGGCTCATGAATATGTATTTGAAAAAGTATCCACTATACCACAATTAAAAAATAAAAATTATTTCTTTTTAACAGCTGCTACTTGCGACTTTGGTAAATATGATGATCCAAATGAACAGAGTTCTACTGAAATTATGATTGCAATGCCAAATAGTGGTGCAATTGGAGCTTTTACTGCTGCAAGGGTTGTTTATGCAGATCAAAATGCTGAAATTAATAATACATTTTATACTAATCTTTTCACTCGTGTTGATGAGAATAAATTACCAGTTAGAATTGGAATAGCATACTTCCTGACCAAACAAATACGTACACAAATGAACGATGAGAAATTTCATCTATTTTGTGATCCTACGATTAGACTGGATGAACCTGTTTTAAATACTTCAATAGATTCAATTAATGGGAAATCATTAAATACTTATGTTCAAATTAATGCACTTGGCGAAGTAAGAATTGAAGGGACTGTAAGAAATTCTAAGAATGAACCAATGAATTATAATGGTGAAGCAATTATAAGTGTCTATGATTCAGATAGACAAATTGAATTTACTGAAATGAATTATACAGTAACTATGCCTGGTGGATTAATCTATCGAGGAAGAACTACAGTTAATGACGGGAAATTTCAAACTGAGTTTGTTGTACCTAAAGATATTTCTTATGAAAATAAAAATGGTAAAATAACGGCATATATTTTTAATGACGAAGTTGATGGAATTGGATATACAAGCAATATAATTGTTGGAGGAACTAATCCTTATGCAATTAATGATGGTAAGGGACCAGAAATTGAGATCTTTTTTGATGATGAGAATTATGATAATTCCTACCTTGTCAATCCAGATTTTACTTTGATAGTAAAACTTAAAGATCAAACAGGAATTAATACAACAGGAACTGGAATTGGACACAAACTTGAAGGAATAATCAACGATGATGAAAACAATGCTATTGATTTTACAAATTATTTTATTGGAGATTTGAACTCGGCTGGTAAATCAGGCGTGATAAAATACAAATTTACTTCATTTCAGCCAGGTGATTATAAAATTAAAATTAAAGCCTGGGATGTGTTTAATAATTTTTCTTCCGAAGAAGCTTATTTTACTGTTTTATCTCCAGAAACTGGATTAAGTATTCGAGATATTTATAATTTCCCTAATCCTTTTTCTTCGAATACAACTTTTACATTTCAGCAGAATATTGCAGCTCCAATTAATGTTAAAATAAAAATTTATACAGTTGCAGGAAGATTAATAAAAGAAATAGAAGAAAGAAATATAAACGATAAATTTGTAAGAATTGATTGGGATGGCAGGGACGAAGATGGTAATTTAATTGCAAATGGAACATATCTTTACAAAGTAATTGTAGAATCTGAAGATGGCAAATTTAAGAGTAGTGCACTTGGGAAACTGGCAATTATCAGATAA
- a CDS encoding MotA/TolQ/ExbB proton channel family protein, translated as MDLLSIFLKGGWVMYFILLCSIIAVAVVIEKFIVLRKAKINVPAFLIKIRTLLKKKDIEGAINFCMQERTPVSNIVRKGLRKFRFGHQRVVEAIESAGRQEIGKLEKGLSTLATISGIAPLLGFLGTVTGMINAFMKIQELQGSVSPADLAGGIWEALITTAFGLIVGIPALAFYNYFVNAINKLVMDIELITNDIIDVLDDTSKHGSTEEDEEEINL; from the coding sequence ATGGATTTACTCTCAATTTTTCTTAAAGGCGGATGGGTAATGTATTTTATCCTTCTTTGCTCAATAATTGCTGTAGCTGTAGTAATTGAAAAATTTATAGTTCTTCGAAAAGCAAAAATAAATGTGCCAGCTTTTCTGATTAAAATTAGAACATTATTAAAGAAGAAAGATATTGAAGGTGCTATAAATTTTTGTATGCAAGAAAGAACTCCAGTTTCAAATATTGTTCGAAAGGGACTCAGGAAATTTAGATTTGGACATCAAAGAGTCGTAGAAGCTATAGAGAGTGCAGGGAGACAAGAAATTGGTAAGCTCGAAAAAGGACTTTCTACTTTAGCAACTATTTCGGGCATAGCTCCATTACTTGGTTTTTTGGGCACAGTTACCGGTATGATAAATGCATTTATGAAAATACAGGAACTTCAAGGTTCAGTGAGTCCAGCTGATTTAGCTGGAGGTATTTGGGAAGCATTAATAACAACAGCATTTGGTTTAATTGTTGGAATTCCTGCACTGGCGTTTTATAATTATTTTGTTAATGCTATAAACAAATTAGTAATGGATATCGAACTTATTACAAATGATATTATAGATGTTCTGGATGATACATCTAAACATGGTAGCACCGAAGAAGATGAGGAAGAAATTAATTTATAG
- a CDS encoding aldo/keto reductase, whose protein sequence is MNTRQLGKNGPFITTIGFGAWAIGGPWQYGWGKVDDEESIKAIHTALDKGINWIDTAAVYGFGHSEEVVGKAIKGIREEVFIATKCGMINDGKGNAVVNLKPDSIRKEIEDSLRRLQTDYIDLYQFHWPDPNTPVEDSWGTMIQLQEEGKVRYIGVCNFDVPLLERCMKIKHVQSLQPPYSLLRRDIEKEILPYCLKNEIGVVVYSPMQAGLLTGKFDMSKVAEDDWRRKNRMFQEPFLSKALEFVEKLRPIAAKANKTVGNLAVAWVLRNKAVTAAIVGARNSQQVLENINADDYQLDEEDVNKISALLEEMGL, encoded by the coding sequence ATGAATACACGTCAATTAGGTAAAAATGGTCCTTTTATTACTACTATTGGTTTTGGTGCATGGGCTATTGGAGGTCCATGGCAATACGGTTGGGGAAAAGTGGATGATGAGGAATCTATAAAAGCAATTCATACAGCATTAGATAAAGGAATTAACTGGATAGATACTGCTGCCGTTTATGGATTTGGTCATTCGGAAGAAGTTGTTGGGAAAGCAATAAAAGGAATTCGTGAAGAAGTATTTATTGCAACAAAATGTGGAATGATCAACGATGGTAAAGGTAATGCAGTTGTAAACTTAAAACCAGATAGTATTAGAAAAGAAATTGAAGATAGTTTGAGAAGATTACAAACAGACTATATCGATTTATATCAATTTCACTGGCCTGATCCAAATACTCCTGTTGAAGATTCTTGGGGAACTATGATTCAATTACAGGAGGAAGGTAAAGTAAGATATATTGGTGTTTGTAATTTTGATGTACCTTTACTTGAAAGATGTATGAAAATTAAACATGTACAATCGCTTCAGCCACCATATAGTTTATTGCGTAGAGATATCGAAAAAGAAATATTACCTTATTGTTTGAAAAATGAAATTGGAGTTGTTGTTTATAGCCCAATGCAAGCTGGTTTACTTACAGGTAAATTTGATATGAGTAAAGTTGCAGAAGACGATTGGCGAAGAAAAAATAGAATGTTCCAGGAACCATTTCTTTCAAAAGCACTCGAATTTGTAGAAAAACTTAGACCAATTGCTGCAAAAGCAAATAAAACAGTAGGAAATCTTGCTGTTGCATGGGTTCTAAGAAATAAAGCAGTAACTGCAGCAATTGTTGGAGCTAGAAATAGTCAGCAGGTACTTGAAAATATTAATGCAGATGATTATCAATTAGATGAAGAAGATGTAAATAAAATCTCAGCATTGCTGGAAGAAATGGGATTATAA
- a CDS encoding NHL repeat-containing protein codes for MTNKLLYRFPMNNLSKIRGITYYMLILLIANLISLNVKIYAQSFSLLKQIGSFTSAISFSINPAGFIYVTDASTNEIIKLDTLGNILKTIGGYGFDNNSFDFPIDIFSTTLNVYIADKYNDRIQIFDKDLNYISSLSSNSFDNELYKFRYPVGVVVSNQGDIFLIDSDNSRILKFTSAGNFLIEIGSNEFGEYALKNPKTFAITDNKILVIDDNLLLIYDIFGNGISKLQLKEKPNNINATNWGVTFCSDNKIYYSLITNNFIDFDFKTFNPLLEELITDCLIFKNNLYILTPKTIYVFQLIND; via the coding sequence ATGACAAATAAATTACTTTATAGATTCCCGATGAACAATTTATCCAAAATCAGGGGAATAACTTATTACATGTTAATTTTACTTATAGCTAACCTTATTTCCTTAAATGTAAAAATTTATGCTCAATCTTTTTCGCTTCTAAAACAAATTGGATCTTTTACTTCTGCTATATCTTTTAGTATTAATCCAGCAGGCTTTATTTATGTAACAGATGCTTCAACAAATGAAATAATTAAATTAGATACTCTTGGCAATATTCTAAAAACAATCGGTGGCTATGGTTTTGACAATAATTCATTTGACTTCCCGATTGATATTTTCTCAACGACTTTAAATGTTTATATTGCAGATAAGTACAACGATAGAATACAAATCTTTGATAAAGATCTAAACTATATCTCTTCACTTTCTTCTAATTCATTCGATAATGAACTTTACAAATTTAGATATCCAGTTGGAGTAGTAGTATCAAATCAAGGTGATATTTTTTTAATAGATTCCGATAATTCAAGAATACTGAAATTTACATCGGCTGGAAATTTTCTTATTGAAATAGGTAGTAATGAATTTGGAGAATATGCTCTTAAGAATCCCAAAACTTTTGCAATAACAGATAATAAAATTCTGGTTATTGATGATAATTTACTTTTAATATATGATATATTTGGGAATGGAATTTCAAAATTACAACTGAAAGAAAAGCCTAATAATATTAATGCAACAAACTGGGGAGTAACATTTTGTAGCGATAATAAAATCTATTACTCTTTAATTACAAATAACTTTATTGATTTTGACTTTAAAACATTCAATCCCCTGCTTGAAGAACTTATTACTGACTGTTTAATTTTTAAAAACAATCTATATATACTTACCCCAAAAACTATTTATGTATTTCAATTAATAAACGATTAA
- a CDS encoding GIY-YIG nuclease family protein produces the protein MFYAYILKSKKDGTYYYGSTNNLQKRIKYHNAGKIRYTKGHMPYEIHYYEMYETRKEAMRREKYFKTVEGYRWLKENKII, from the coding sequence ATGTTTTATGCATATATATTAAAGAGTAAAAAAGACGGGACTTATTATTACGGTTCGACCAATAATCTACAGAAAAGAATAAAGTACCACAATGCAGGGAAGATACGGTATACGAAGGGTCATATGCCATATGAAATACATTATTATGAAATGTATGAAACAAGAAAAGAAGCAATGCGGAGAGAAAAATATTTTAAGACGGTAGAAGGATATCGTTGGCTAAAAGAGAATAAAATTATTTAA
- the nth gene encoding endonuclease III, which translates to MNNLAEDKKRIAKIINILLKEYPEPKTALNYSNPFQLLIATILSAQCTDERVNLVTKDLFKKYKKPQDFLSIPPEELEKDIYSTGFYKQKAKSIIKCCTALVDKYNGKVPDNFEELCKLPGVGRKTASVVAGNAFNIPSIAVDTHVTRLTNLLGFVNTSDPLKIELRLRELLPEKYWIASSNLLILHGRKVCIARRPKCEQCVICKYCPSCKLTTN; encoded by the coding sequence ATGAATAATCTTGCAGAAGATAAAAAACGTATTGCTAAAATTATCAATATTCTATTAAAAGAATATCCAGAACCTAAAACAGCACTTAATTATTCTAATCCATTTCAATTATTAATTGCTACAATTCTTTCTGCACAATGTACTGATGAAAGAGTAAATTTGGTCACAAAAGATTTATTTAAAAAATATAAGAAACCACAGGACTTTTTATCAATTCCTCCCGAAGAGTTAGAAAAAGATATTTATTCAACTGGCTTTTATAAACAAAAAGCTAAAAGCATAATAAAATGTTGTACTGCACTTGTAGATAAATATAATGGTAAAGTTCCTGATAACTTTGAAGAACTTTGTAAACTACCAGGAGTTGGCAGAAAAACTGCATCTGTAGTAGCAGGTAATGCATTTAATATTCCTTCAATTGCAGTAGATACACATGTAACAAGATTAACAAATTTACTGGGTTTTGTTAATACATCAGATCCACTTAAAATTGAACTAAGATTAAGAGAGTTACTCCCTGAAAAATACTGGATTGCTTCTTCAAATCTTTTAATACTACATGGAAGAAAAGTTTGTATTGCTCGTAGACCTAAATGCGAACAGTGTGTAATTTGTAAATATTGTCCTTCATGTAAACTAACAACTAATTAA